From the Candidatus Omnitrophota bacterium genome, the window GCAGGTGCGTCTTATCCTCGATATTTTTTATTTCGTTTTAATGGCTCCTCTGGGTTTGTTTATAACTGTTTTTAAGGATTACTTGGGGATTCGATCGGCGCCCGCCTGGAAAAAACGCGGTCCGGTCAGCGCCCCGGCGGATTTCTTAAAAGGCCAATAATGCATGTTTTAGGGTTAAGCTGCTATTATCACGACGCTGCCGCCTGTCTGCTCACGGACGGCGAATTAGTTTGCGCCTTTGAGGAAGAAAGGCTCAGCAGGATTAAACACGATTCATCTTTTCCGGAGAAGGCGATCCGCCTTTGCCTCAAAACCGCGGGGATCTCCGGGCCAGACCTGGACTATGTGGTATTCTATGAAAAACCTTTCCTGAAATTCGAACGGATCATTAAAACCGTACTTTCGACATATCCGGGTTCTTTCGGGTTTTTTAGCGAGGCTTTGATAAATTGGTTAAAGGATAAACTCTGGATCAAGACCAGGATCGCCGAGTTCCTGGATATCCCTGCGCAGCGGATACTTTTCTCCGAACATCATTTTTCCCACGCGGCGAGCGCTTTTTTTTGTTCTTCCTTCCAGAATGCCGCTATCCTTACCTGTGACGGGGTGGGGGAATGGGCTACGACCTGTCTGGGGACAGCGCAAGCAAAATGGGGCGCGACCGGCGAGAACAGGATTGATATCGGCGAGGAGATCCGGTTCCCTCATTCGCTGGGGCTTTTATATTCGGCATTCACCGCGTTCCTTGGTTTTGAGGTCAATGAGGGTGAATTCAAGGTAATGGGGATGTCCGCTTTCGGCCAGCCCAAGTACGCCGATAAGGTCCGCCGTCTGATCAAGGTTGGTCCTGACGGAAGTTTTAAGCTGGATATGCGCTATTTCAGCTACCATTACAGCGCTAAAAGGAGTTTCAGCCGTTGTTTCGTGAAATTGTTCGGCGAGCCCCGTGATCCGGCGGCCAGGTTTGTCACCTCCCGCACATCACTGTATGATTATTCCGCCCTTCCGACAGATGAGGAATTGGCGAAAAACCAGTATTATGCCGATGTCGCCGCCAGCGTGCAGAAGGTCTGCGGGGATATCCTGGTCCTGATCGCCGGACAGCTGCATAAAAAAACCGGGATGAAAAAATTATGTTTATCAGGCGGAGTGGCGTTGAATTGCCTGGCTAATTCCCGGATACTCAATGAAACCCCTTTTGAGGAGATATTCATCCAGCCGGCCGCCGGTGACGGAGGAGGGGCTTTGGGCGCGGCCTTATATGCCTGGCACTGCCTGCTGCAAGAACCGAGGAAGTTCATCCTTAAGCACGCGTATTGGGGGGAGGAGTTTACCGCTCATCGGATCGAGGAATGCCTGCATACTAAAAACGCGCAGTTTGATTATATCGCTGACGAGGAAAAATTATTGGATATTGTCGCGCAAGGCCTTATAGCGCAGAAAGTGATCGGCTGGTTCCAGGGAAGGGGTGAATGGGGGCCGCGCAGCCTGGGTAACCGTTCTATTTTAGCCGATCCGCGGCATTCGGATATGAAGGATAAGGTGAATATCAAGATAAAGTTCCGCGAGCCGTTCAGGCCGTTTGCCCCGGCTGTTTTAGAGGAGAGCGCCGGACAGTTCTTTGATCTGGGCAAGGCAACGGGGCAATATCCCCTGAAGTTCATGCTTTATGCCTTGCCGGTAATGAAGAGCGAGCTGATCCCCGCGGTAACCCACGCTGACGGCTCCAGCCGCGTCCAGATCGTAGATCAAGGGTCTAATCCGTTTTTTTACCGGCTTATCTCCCGTTTCGGCCGCGAAACCGGCGTCCCTGTGCTTTTGAACACCTCTTTTAATCTTCGAGGAGAGCCGATCGTCAACAGCCCGGAAGACGCGTTGGACACATTCCGTAAGAGCGGGATGGATATGCTGGTTATCGGTAATTATGTGATCAGGAAATGATGAAACCATCTTTTTTAAAAGGTATGGCCATGACTAAGTTCACGCGCAGCATTGTGTATGTATTGTCAGCGATCTTGCTGGTTTTTATCCTGGAATTGATAAGTTTCTCAATACTTCCGGATGGCAAATTAAACCGGTTGGAATCGATCTTAAGGATATTGGAGGAAGACGCCGGCCTGTTCTGGAAGGTGAAATCCCGCCTGGACACGCCCTTTGAGGGCGTTCAGGTGCGCACTAATTCCCTGGGGTTGCGTTCCGGCGATATCGCATCTAAAAAAGAGGGCGTTTTCCGGGTCATCGCCATGGGCGCGTCGCCGACTTTTGGCTGGGGGGTGGAGGCAGGCCTTACATATCCCGCGGTACTTGAGAGAAAATTAGCGGGGCGCTTCCCCGGGCGGAAGGTGGAGATTATTAACGCCGGGCAGATAGGGTATACCTCGCATCAAGGGCTTATATTGCTGGGTAAATGCATTTCGCGGTATTCCCCGGATATGATCACGGTTTCTTATGTGCTCAACGACATAGACCGATACAGATTTTTTCGCAATGAAGGCTCAAGCGATAAGGACCTTGCGCCGGGTAATCCCCTGGTAGTCTGCTGGAATAATATCGCCGCTAAGAGCAGGTTTATCCGGTTGTTGCGCCGCGCTGTTTCTTCGGCATTGATGCGCGACGATAAATTCGCCGCGGCAATGTTTAAACGGCAATTCAATCTTGCGAAAGTAAGGGTTGAGCAAGCGGATTATAGGGCCAACCTTATAAAGATAGCGGATTTATGCCGGGAAAGGGATATTCGGCTGGTTTTCATCAAGATGCCGGTGCATCTTTCCCTGCCGCGGTTGAATGAAGAAGAGGAAGGGGTATTCCGCTCCGGGAAGCGGCTAAGCGGGCATTATTATGATCTCGGCTGCGACAAGGAATCTAAAGGAGAGTATCGCCAGGCCCGGGTATTATTCGCCAAGGCCAAGGATTTTCAGGTTTTTGAGATCAATAACCTGAGCGGCGTTTATAACGGGATAATGGCGGATGTCGCCAGGCGGAATAATCTGTTTTTGGTCGACGCTGTGGAAATATTTGCGGCGCAATCCCCGGGCGAAGAATTATTCAACGGGCCCGGCGACCCCATACATCCGAGCGCGCGGGGCCACGGGCTTATCGCTTCAGCGTTATGCGAGTCGATCAGCGCTGACGGATCGTTGAAATAGCCGGGATTTATAGCGCAATGCGGATTGACAGCCGGGCTTATATAATGTATCATAAGCAAATGAACAAAGAACAGTTTAAATCAAACCTGCACCTGGTCGGTTTTCTGTTTATGAAAATAATCAGCCAAAAAAGATGGTGGCTTTTGCCGTTGCTGCTTATCCTGTTATTCCTGGGGATCTTTGTCAGCGTAACCGGCAACAGCTCGGTTTTGCCCGCGATCTACGCGCTATTCTGATGGCGAAAAAGATATTCCTGATCAGGGCCCACAAAGACCTCAACGCCGGCGGGGCTGTTCCTCCTTTAGGCCTGCTCTACATCGCCTCCTCGATAATCCGCAGTTTCAAAGACCTTTATGATATCAAAATATTCAATACCGGTTTAAACGGCGTATCAGTTGGTTCGTTGTCCGATGAGTTCAAGCGTTGCCAGCCGGATCTCTTGGGCATCAGCGCAATGACCTGCGAGGCCGGATTAATGAATGAACTGGCCCGGGCCGCCAAGGCGGTCAATAATGATATTGTGATCATAGCCGGAGGCCCGCACGCCGCCCTGGCCGGAGCGGGCATACTGGAAAACCGCGATATTGATTTCGTGATCGCCGGGGAAGGCGAAGAGGCGATCGCCGGTTTATTGACCGCCCTGGATAAAGGAAGCGGATTTTCGGATATCCCGGGGCTTTCGTACCGCAGTGCGGGCAAAGCCGTATCCAACGCGTTTAGGCGGCATCCGCAAGATCTGGATAAGTTCAACATACTTCCCGAGGCCTGGGACCTGATAGACCTTAAGTGTTATTCAGGGTATCCTAATTGGAACGGCGCGCGCAAGAATAAATATTACGCGCCGATATTCACCTCGCGCGGCTGTCCTTTTAAATGTTTTTTCTGCCGCAGCCGCGATACGTTCGGGAATGAATTCCGGGCCCGTTCCGCCGGGGACGTGATCGACGAGATCGTTTTCCTTAAGGAAAAGTTCGGGATTAAAGAGTTGCATGTTTATGACGATGTGTTCAACTATGACCCCGTAAGGGCAAAGGCTATATGCCGGGGGATCATCGAAAAGAAGCTTGGCCTGGCCATAGCTTTTCCGAACGGGCTGCGCGCCGATATGGTCGATGACGAAATGCTGGATCTCTTCCGGCTGGCCGGTGTATATAAAATAAACTACGGTATCGAGAGCGTTTCCCGCCGGGTACAGAAGTCATTGGGCAAAGATCTTGACTTGGCGAAGGTCGAAAACACCATAAATAAGACGGTCAAGTCCGGGATAATCACGACCGGTTACTTTATTTTCGGGTTCCCGGGAGAATCCCGCGAGGATATCCTGGAGACAATTTATTTTGCCGCTAATTCCGCGTTGGATAACGCCTATTTTTTTAAATTCACCGATTTTTCATCCTTGAACGCCAGGGCTTCCCGCGGCGAGGGGGGGTTGGAGCAGTCGCATTTTCATTCCCCGGAAAGCCTGCCGGGAATGATCCCGGTAGCGGAGTTGAACGGACTGATCTTAAAGGCCCAACAGCATTTTTACGGCGATCCTCGCAGGATATGCCGCGGTTTTTTGCGTTCACCCGGCAAAGGCGCGTTCGTGAAAAACCTGCTGAACGCGTTATCCCTGCTTATCCTTTCTTATATAGTGATGAAATTAGCCAAGCCGCAGCAGGAACGCGCGGCGGATAAGGGGCAAAAGTTATGAAACGAATGCTGGGCCTTTTGATCTGTTTTATCGGCGTGTTGCTGCCGTGGCGGGCGAGGGTCATATTTTCCGAGCTTTTGGGCTGGATAGCCCAGGCAATGACCGGGGCCTATTTCCTTTTGGCCAAATTCATCATCAAAAGCCTTTCCGGCTCAAAGGCGGGAGTAAGACTATGAAGGAGTTGGCGGTTTTATATTCCGGCGGCACCGATTCGACATGCGCTGTTGCGTTGATGACGCCGGATTTCGACCGGGTCCATCTATTGACTTACAGCCGGTTCGGCGTTTTTTTCGCAGATCACGCCGGGGTAAATGTTCAAAAGCTCAAAGATAAATTCGGGGAAGGGAAATTCATTCACCGGGTAATGAATATCGATAAATTATTCAAGGCGGTTTCGTATTCGCGGTATATCCCCGCTCTGGCTGCGCACGGGTTGTTCCTTCTGACGACCTGCGGTTTATGTAAATTAGCCATGCATATCCGCACACTGGTCTATTGCCTGGATAACAATATCGGATATGTCTGCGACGGCGCGAATAATAATATGGATTATGCGTCGGATCAGATAAGGGAGTTTATCGGCGAGTTAAAGGCGCTATACCGCCGCTTTGGGGTGGAATATAACTCGCCGGTTTATGAGTTTGCTCATCCCGATGATAGCGGATGGTTCGATAAAATGGGGATGGGAAGTTTGACCGGCGCCGGGGAAGAGAAAAAGGACAGCGTTGTCACGACCGGGGAAGAGTTGTTCCGGATGGGGATATTCCCGAAGAAAAATATGAAGGGGACAGCCCAGGACAGGCGAATGCAGGCCAGGTGTTTTCAGCTTGTCCTGGCGAATATCTTCGCTAATTGGGTGTATATCCCCAGGTATGGCTTGGAAAAATATAAAAAGGGATGCGTTGATCTGTATAAAGAGAAAATAGGATATTTTTCCGGGCTTATTGAGGAATACTCGCGGAAAAACAAAAAAAGTATGCTGTATAAACTGATTTAGCGAAGGCAATTATCTAAATGTTCCTATCTATATTGATCCCGGTTTATAACGAAGAAAAGACCATTGAGGCAGTGGTGGATATGCTGGGGCGTGTGCCTTTCTCCATTGATAAAGAGGTGATCCTGGTGGATGACGGCTCGCAGGATAATACGCGCGGGGTTATTGAAACAAAACTGCGCGGCAGGGTGGATAAGGTGATCTATCATAAGAAAAACCTCGGCAAAGGAGCGGCGGTCAGGACCGCGATACAACAATCCTCAGGCGGGGTCTTGGCGATCCATGACGCGGACTTGGAATATAACCCTTTTGACCTGCCCAGGTTGATCGACCCGGTCATCCGGGGGGAGGCGGACGTGGTTTACGGCTCCCGTTTATTGGACGGGGGCAGTGTCAGCGGTTTATCCCTTTTTTATCGGTTGGGGAATATTTTTCTTACAGCCGTGTCCAATATGTTCACCCGGCTGCGGTTAACGGATATGGAAACCTGTTATAAGGTGTTTAGCCGCGCAGTGCTGGAAAAGATCAGCATAGAGGAAGAGGGGTTTGGTTTTGACGCTGAGATAACCGCCAAAGCGGCCAAGGTCACCCCGCGGATAACCGAGCGCGCTATTTCTTATATCGGCAGAAGCCATGCCGCCGGCAAAAAGAACACCTGGCAACAGGGGTTCCGGGTGATCTTTTGTATAGTAAAATACGGGATCTTCCGCGATAATCTTGGCTGTTAGCCCGGGCGGGAAGATGGCTTAACCTGCGGTTTTAAGCGCTATAATAAAACTGTTATGAAGGACTTGGAGTTTATCCAAAGGTGCATTCGCTCTGACGGTGCTGCCTGGGATGAATTCTTAAGGAAATACTCCCGCCTTATCTACAACTACATCCGCAGCGTTCTTAATATTCGCGGCTACGCTTTCCGTCAGCATATTGTTGAGGATGTTTTTCAGGAAATAATCTTTTCGCTGATCAAAGACAATTTCGCAAAGCTTAGGAGTTTTAAAGGCAAGAACCGGTGTTCTTTCGCCAGCTGGTTGCGGCAGGTAACTGTTAATTACACTATCGACCACTTGCGCAAGCCTAAGGCCAAGCTCTATTCCATTGATCAGGCAAATCCCGACGGTTTGAGTTTTAAGGAGATCATTTGCGAACGCGGGAGCCTGCCCGCGGAGGCCTTGAGCAAAAAAGAGACAGCCGCGTCACTTATTGATTGTATCCAACAGTTGCCTGCGGAAGATAAATATTTGTTGGAATTAAACCTTAACCAGGGGCTAAGCCTTAATGAGATCAAAGAGCATTTGGGCGTTTCCCGGGGGGCGCTGGATATGCGCAGGAGCAGGATCATTCAGAGGCTTAAGGATTGTTTTGTCGGCAAGGGGTTTGCTTTTGAGATGAACCTGTCGGAGCTTTAAAAACCGCGCGCTGCCGGATATTGGCCGGTTAGATTTGCCGGGAATTACCGTCTATTATATGTAGAAAGGCAGGTTTTGGTTATGGAAAGAATAGAAGAAATAGTAGCTATGGCATATAAAGAATGGAAGTCCGGTCAAAAGCAGGATACCGGTTGCCATCCTGATGAGGATGCGTTCGTAAATTTTCTGGACGGCAGTATGCCGGAAGAGGATCGCAGCTTATTCAGGACGCACGCGGTAAAATGCCCCCGTTGCGCTGATATACTTGCCGCGAGCCTGAAACTCAAGGCAGTAGAAGAAAAGGCGCCCACCCCGCAGTTCCTGGAAAGAATGAAGGCGTTTATTCTGCGCAATATCAACGC encodes:
- a CDS encoding GDSL-type esterase/lipase family protein codes for the protein MTKFTRSIVYVLSAILLVFILELISFSILPDGKLNRLESILRILEEDAGLFWKVKSRLDTPFEGVQVRTNSLGLRSGDIASKKEGVFRVIAMGASPTFGWGVEAGLTYPAVLERKLAGRFPGRKVEIINAGQIGYTSHQGLILLGKCISRYSPDMITVSYVLNDIDRYRFFRNEGSSDKDLAPGNPLVVCWNNIAAKSRFIRLLRRAVSSALMRDDKFAAAMFKRQFNLAKVRVEQADYRANLIKIADLCRERDIRLVFIKMPVHLSLPRLNEEEEGVFRSGKRLSGHYYDLGCDKESKGEYRQARVLFAKAKDFQVFEINNLSGVYNGIMADVARRNNLFLVDAVEIFAAQSPGEELFNGPGDPIHPSARGHGLIASALCESISADGSLK
- a CDS encoding DUF5989 family protein encodes the protein MRIDSRAYIMYHKQMNKEQFKSNLHLVGFLFMKIISQKRWWLLPLLLILLFLGIFVSVTGNSSVLPAIYALF
- a CDS encoding B12-binding domain-containing radical SAM protein, which gives rise to MAKKIFLIRAHKDLNAGGAVPPLGLLYIASSIIRSFKDLYDIKIFNTGLNGVSVGSLSDEFKRCQPDLLGISAMTCEAGLMNELARAAKAVNNDIVIIAGGPHAALAGAGILENRDIDFVIAGEGEEAIAGLLTALDKGSGFSDIPGLSYRSAGKAVSNAFRRHPQDLDKFNILPEAWDLIDLKCYSGYPNWNGARKNKYYAPIFTSRGCPFKCFFCRSRDTFGNEFRARSAGDVIDEIVFLKEKFGIKELHVYDDVFNYDPVRAKAICRGIIEKKLGLAIAFPNGLRADMVDDEMLDLFRLAGVYKINYGIESVSRRVQKSLGKDLDLAKVENTINKTVKSGIITTGYFIFGFPGESREDILETIYFAANSALDNAYFFKFTDFSSLNARASRGEGGLEQSHFHSPESLPGMIPVAELNGLILKAQQHFYGDPRRICRGFLRSPGKGAFVKNLLNALSLLILSYIVMKLAKPQQERAADKGQKL
- a CDS encoding glycosyltransferase family 2 protein, which translates into the protein MFLSILIPVYNEEKTIEAVVDMLGRVPFSIDKEVILVDDGSQDNTRGVIETKLRGRVDKVIYHKKNLGKGAAVRTAIQQSSGGVLAIHDADLEYNPFDLPRLIDPVIRGEADVVYGSRLLDGGSVSGLSLFYRLGNIFLTAVSNMFTRLRLTDMETCYKVFSRAVLEKISIEEEGFGFDAEITAKAAKVTPRITERAISYIGRSHAAGKKNTWQQGFRVIFCIVKYGIFRDNLGC
- a CDS encoding sigma-70 family RNA polymerase sigma factor; the encoded protein is MKDLEFIQRCIRSDGAAWDEFLRKYSRLIYNYIRSVLNIRGYAFRQHIVEDVFQEIIFSLIKDNFAKLRSFKGKNRCSFASWLRQVTVNYTIDHLRKPKAKLYSIDQANPDGLSFKEIICERGSLPAEALSKKETAASLIDCIQQLPAEDKYLLELNLNQGLSLNEIKEHLGVSRGALDMRRSRIIQRLKDCFVGKGFAFEMNLSEL